Within Portunus trituberculatus isolate SZX2019 chromosome 18, ASM1759143v1, whole genome shotgun sequence, the genomic segment ACAAAGTTACATAATAAAGTTCTCAGGGATAAAAAGTCACTTCTTTTACAAGTACATTGTTATCAAACTTAGACGTTAGGAACTGCCTCAAAGGTTCCATCAATGTACATACTTAGAATTAGAATACAATGCAAACTTCCACAATTTAGATGAGACAAGCTGGGATTAAAAAACTGGCCTAACTATTGCAGATAcctttcttcttgtgtttttcaCCGAGATTCTTAGGTCGTGCAGGTCCTGGGGACGGCTTTGGGACAGCCTTGTTTTCCTTGCCATCAGGACGGTCTTTGAGCTTTGGTGGAGCAAGcacagtgtcttttttttcatatcccaAGATTAACAGTTTCTCACAAGTATCCTTAACATTGTAGTTGCACTGGGTCAAAACATCAAGAATAACGGTTGGCTCCACCTTTGGAAATATTCCTTTCAAGTACCTGAAATAATACAATGGTTTAATATTTCAGCATTCCATTATATATGAGCTAATAAATCTAATTTAATATGTCCATTATTTGATTTACTCTCACAGGATAACCATGATGACAAGATTATCTTCATTTGTTCCTCTCCACacatttcactcacacacaccatcccCTTCAAGCAGCCACTATCACTCACTCCTCTTTGGTATTTAACACTCAGTCCTTCATTTCATATGTAGTCTCACTCTTATGTCCTTGTAATCTTACTttctcccacactcaccacacgaaAAAAACTATTAGAGGCTATTATATCTGACCACCCCACCAAACCTATATTTCATTCCCTGACCTTTAACTGACATACTAAACACTTCACATACACTTTCATTATCCAAAATATTGATAACACAAGGACCTTCAAAATAACTCCTTTCCACTGCCTGAATGTTAGAACTTTGATCCTTGCTCCACATCCATGTCAAACTCACTGGCCTGCCTTTCATCACAGAGCCAAAACATCCTATCATCTCGCTTAGTTACAAGCATAACCTCTATGATGATTATAAAACTAGTAAAACTGAACATAACAACAgatgaagaatggaagaactgGTTTTTCTTAGAATATTTGCAGCAAGGGGCAACTCTAAACCTAGTAGCATTATTGTCTATCTCACAATGTGCTTCTGATTCATACATTCTAGTCAGCAAGCCACTCCCCTTTCCTCTGTAGACACATTCACTTCTAAGAGCATGTGTTTCACATCATCATTAGTGCCACCTCATCATATTTCAATCTTCACCTTAAACAATTCGAAGATATCAAACttactttttttaaatttattaccTCCATCCTTTTCTTGATGTATTAATGGTGACAAATAAATATTATAAAAGGCATCATCATAACTCTAGTGACATGCCAGAAAACATTCATGCAAAATATATgtaagtatttatcaattttgtatcAGTAATAATGGTGAGAATAATCTGAAAATGCAAAGCAGTAATATGCTGTGGAGAAAGGCAAAGGCATGCAGAAGCCATGGAAATAATGAACATGAGCCACAATGTTGGCAGTGTGAAAAGATACAATCATTTACAAGATGAACAAAAAAGCTTTACACTCCACCTTATCTAATCAATCTCCCATGTAAGGGAATCATACTCCACTCCAGTGTACACTACGAGTAAAACGTGATGactcaaaaacaaaaaaaagaatggaaaatcaTTACAATCCTATATCATGATGAATGAATCTGTCTGTGTTGATACAGCATACAGCAGAGTACAGAAGACTGTGAACAGATTGTGTGTGTAGTACTGTGAGCATAAACCTCTATCAATttatactaataattatttaatAACTCATTgtgcatgaaataaaaaaaatcaaatatcagCAACTAAGTACATccaattcataaaaaaataatagcacaATACCTAATATGCTGCAGGGTCTACCACTAGGGAGGTGACATCTCATAAATGTAAGCTACACAACACAAGCACCATGCTTCACACCTCCAGAGGGCTTAGTGTCCCCTGGAAAATTAAAACATAAAATTAATCAAAATATCTACTTGTACTTAATTCCACTTCAACTAATTTCACACCACAAAAAAATCTAATACAAAATATAGTGAATCAGCAGTCTCATGAACCAAACAAGGATACTAAACACACATCAAACAAGTCTGAATAATACATTACCATTTTCTATAAAGGGAAATACACAACACTAAAAAGActggagatgaaaggagaggacagCAAACAAAAGATACCTGAGTTTGATCTTAGGAGAGTGTGGAGTAGACCTGGGAGAATGACGGTAATCCATTCGAGGTGAATCCATGAGGGAGCGAGTAAATTCTGAAGTAGAACGTGTGGTGGGCCGAGGAGAACCGTCCATGAAAGTATGGGGAGAAGAAGCCCGAGAAGACAGGAGTGGAGAGTCGCGACCAAAGAATGGAGAGCCCATCGAGCCCTGTCCCAGCCTTGGGGACCCTGCAGACTTATCAACAGATCCACGGCCATGGAAAGGAGACCCCATACACCTCTCTACAGACCCTTGTCGGCCACTTTTGTTCTTATCCTCCAGGATCTGTGTCCCTCTTGTACGCTCATACACTGGATGATGGAGGGAATGATCTAGTTTTGAAGATGTCACCACAGGTGGTGCTGAGACAGGGGCACCTACAGCTGTGCCATTACCTGTGGTGGTAGCTACTTTATGTGATCCTTCTTTCTCCTgagaagcagtggtagtggtggttgtagtggcatCAATAGGAGTTGCTCCAGTGGAGGACACAGCACTGGATGCCTTGGTGCTTTGTAAAGCCATAATGGCTGTAGCAGTGGGAATAAAGTGCCTCATGGGAGGTGGAGTGAAGGTGCCATAAGGTCCAGGAGTGGCAAGAGGATGTTTCTGGACTTGAAGAGCACTGATGACTACAGCTTCCCTATTGTGGTACCTAATCCCAAGGTTAGTGCAAACACTGTTAGCAGAAAGGCATACACATTTTCCATCCAGCTTAAGGTTCAAGTGTTCAATAAACAATAGAAATCTACACTTTATTCTTGAAACACTCATGAAGGTTAATTTGTTAgggaatttcttttatttcaagacaGCAGTCCCAAAACCAAAGCTATCTCTATCTGGTGTCAAAAAAAGCCAAGTCTTCTGTACACCAATCATACTTACTTCCTCATCAGATCCTTGATGTGACTTTCTGGTACAGTGGGAAACATGGCAGAAATCTTGGCAATGGCTAACTGGGAGTGTTCAACAGCCTCCAAGAGTCCAGACTCCTAGTGGAAAATATTAATGTATCATTAAGAAAGTAGAACACATCAGATGGATGTTTTGTGCCACACACTTGTCTCACTGttttctattaaaaaaaaacttagtttGAGTTTATACTACtaacatgcgtgtgtgtgtgtgtgtgtgtgtgtgtgtgtgtgtgtgtgtgtgtgtgtgtgtgtgtgtgtgtgtgtgagtgcttgCTACCAAAGATAAAAAATGGTTTACACTGCTCAGAGGTAAACATGCAAAGATATACTAAAGATGTATACACTACCTTGAATACTACCAAACTCTAGTAGGTCTGCATTACAAactaaggaaaaagaacacagtGAAATGGAATTGTGAAAAACATTTGTTTATCCAACTTGACTAAAAAGAACATATTCACAATGTAAAATATAGTACTTACTGAAAACAGACCTCTTACCTCCCATACCACACAAGAAGGATGTGCTACACATAATGTAAAGGCAGCCATGATTTTAAAGACTATAACACAAACTGAAAAATAGGTTCACAAAGTGTGTACATCTTCGTTACCACCACTTTATGcagtccttcatttccttcatgaaAACATCATCATATTTAATACTCAGCTCTATATCTTTCTAGTGAATGACATACTCATTGGTAATGAATGCACAGTAAAGGAGGTGCATAAAACCTGCTGTGAGGTGAGTGAGCCACGTCCTTTGTTAACATCAGGGGATGGATGGCCTCCGACGATTTTTTTCAAAGGGGGTGGCTCAGTGGCATGTGACACATTCTGAAAGCAGTGTGTTTCTGTCATTACTACACAGAATCCAGGCCTAGTGGCAGATGTCGTGATGTGATAATAGTAAACATAATTTGAGAGGCCATTCAGAATACAAAGCACATCAAATAAAGAAtttaaagaatatataaaattatTCATAACAATGGCATGCTATGACATTTCAAGCCACTTTCCATTCAACTGCAATCTTTATAATAGGAAATTTTCTACAAATAATAATCCTGCAATAAAAGGGAGAtaaagcatgaaaatagtgctGATGAAACATAAAAGTATAAACTAATTAACATCctcagaaaaaagtaaaagtaaggttCTAAATGAAAGCTGAAATCCAAAAGATATGATAAACCAATACAGTGGACAAGAAACATAATATAAGaatgaaacaagagaaataaatagaaaatgtataaTAATATAACGGTCTCAACTACAGATTTCATACTGACTGAGAAAGAGGATTTCCATTTCCATATTGagctgaaaacaaagaaatttatGTTCCCACTTACAAAAATCAACAGCAACAAGTAACAAAAAACTGCAACATCATACTGTACATTAATACCGAAAAAAGCATACAGGGCATTCCACTTGAATTCAAACAAAGCTGGGAGTTGTCTCAAAATTATCAATGCAAAAAGTTTGAATCATCTAATTTACTATACACTGCTGACATTAATACTTTTGGCTTATTTCTCAACTGACTGCAGTCATTTGCATTATTTGTGAAAAGAATTAGCTATCAAGACAACTTAATTTCATATAGGACACTgcattaaatacaataaaaagattaatgaaaacaataccTACCTCCTCTGCACATGTGTGGTAATGCATTCACTTATCATACTCAAGCCATCAATATTTCATGCATCATTAGTCAAGGAGGTAGCCAGACAGCCATTCCAAGCATGATTTAAATGATGATCAAGCCACAAGACCGCTAAAAGCAGAAGCATGAGGACTTACATTCTTGTGGGAGAAGCCAAGAAATCATTTACTGAATTCATGTTGTCATATTAACTTCTAATAAGTAAAAGGCAGGAATATTAATCttgtacaaaagaaaatatcactGCTTATACCAAGAATTCATAACTAATCATCCAAATAAGTTCTATATACATCAAAACTTGAGTACAAGAGAAATAAGCAATATATCTTGAGTAAAAGTGAGCCAAATGATATATATAATAGGTATCTCTTGGTCTAAGAGTAAGAGAACTATTACTTCCAATAGAACAACCTAACTTGGTAACACTAagcatccaatttttttttttgcatctcataataaaaaaaataatgatctgGTCTGAAAGGAAGCTCTGACTTCCATCCAACATCTCATTATAGAACTAGTCATCAGATCTATTGAGACAGTGCATCTTTCCACCCTGTTCTTCAACACATTAAAGGATTGTTTGAGGGTGTGGAATATTGGTGGCAATAAGCTGAGGGAGTACTGCCTGTCACTCCCCACGAATAGAAACCACCACGCATCAAGATATAGAGTCACATGGAAGCTCAAAGTAGAATGCTCTTCATCATGTCTTCCTGCCTACAGATATCACCAGTATTTCGTCATATGACTTGATAGGActaaggcccatattctgaaacacttatgccagcaccttcactattttcaaagagctctagttgaagtggctGCCTAATGAATATTTCAGGAAGTTTGTGTAATTCTAGTTTCATACATTATATATCAAcagaaaaatactctttagaacttggttgatcatctttgtggtctttgaaaacagacacgatgagagaggggaagtgtttctgaatatggcactAACAGATGTATTTTAGGCAATGCTCGTCTCAGAGCCATATCTTAATGATAGATCAGAGTATACATAATCCAGAGATCCTTCCTGGGATAACTGACCAAGTGAAAACTGACATGTAAATGGTAAAAGTGGGTCAAGAATGGTGTCATCTTTATGATAATGACAGTCACTTTGTGAAGCTACTATCACTATGGCCTTATCTCAGTCAAACGGAAGTGTAATATCATCTTCTGAGGCTAAGTCTACATGCAGTCCACGTTTTAATTTCTTTGGTGTATGAAAGATATGCATGTATACGGGTATTAGATAGTCATGCATATACTCTTACAATATTTTCCATTGTATATCACATAGAGAGGGATAACATCTACACGCTGGGtaagaaacaaatatatatagatgTCCTTTCAAAATGCTCTAATAATTTCTACTTAATTCAAACGTCTCCCAGAAGTTTGCTTGTACAACACAAAGTGGCATTCATGCGTGTTAGTACCTGCGGTGGATAAACAGGACCATAGAGTGCATATGGAGGCATGTAAGCCAAGTTATAACCTCCAAATGATGGGTAGACAGATGAGAACCGCCCACCTAGGAAGGGACTCATCCAGGGAGGCTGAAGGGGTGCCGGGGGAATGAGAATGTTTTGTTAGTATGTATGCCAAGCTAACTGGAAACTGGCTCTGggaaatataaggaaatgaGTATGTTTCATTAGAATGCTGAGTCTACCTGAAAACTCAGTTATGGGATGCAGGCTACTGCCAATGTGATGTTAGTATGCCAAGCCTGACAAAACCCAAGTTAAGGAAACCACATTACTTACAGTACATGAAATACTGTGGGTTATGGGTTAGGAAACTTCACACAAGTCCATTACCTGATCAGAATGACCTAAAACACAGGTTAGGTTTACTGATTTGCATGGTCATACTTTTACACTAAAATCTTATGACAAACTTTTCTTACAGATGATATATTAATACCTACAAAAATCAATATCATGATTATTGATACCTTATGAAACAGACTGTGTTTGAACTACAAAGCTTTAACTTTTAGTTGTATCTCTATAAAGCACCAATGTCCTTAACACAAGTGGAAAGCAACAGCACCAATGCACTGGCTAGAAGGTGACTGCAACACAGGCATCTAGTGGGTGGTGTGAGTCTCACCGGGTGGTGGGAGACACTCTGACTCTCCTGGTGACCCTTGACCTCGCTGTGCCCACTCTCCGGGTGAGGAGGCGGGGGTGGAGCACTCTTCAGCCGCGGGTCCTCCCATGACGTCTTCTTGTTCAGGTGGTCAATGAAGTAACTGTAAATATGACAGTAATTAACCCTTATACCCCGTGAGGCACAATCGTGGCGTTTCTCAAATATCGTGCTTATTTTATGAGGTagagtttgtttatgtttgaggCTATCCCTCATATATCAaggcctgtcattggcccattgttttcaagatgctGGACACTTAGCCAGtcatgtatcagcttttacaagggTAAGTTTAAGTTGTTGAGAGCACCGGAGATGTGACCATGGTGAGTACACTAATGTTATTGTgttgtattttatcatttttatcaatttctagGTGAGATAGAAAATACACatgtatttccatggataaGTAAGTAGTTCAGAAACATATCATGATGCACAACAAAACTGAGAATTGTTATCTTTATCCtgttattggtttagataagtGTGCATGGTGCAGGCATCAAGTCAGATGAGGAGGATGTTGTGACACTCGTTTCCAACCTGAAGAAATTTAATTTGATGACTATGCCGATACcagtgatgaagaaattgactTAGATAGATGACTTGGCTGTCAACGAAacaataaatgatgatgattccGCCACTCTCACAGCAAGCAGTGAaagtgatagtagtgatggtgagacggGTCGGTCAGCTGATGTGTCGTCTGCACAGACGGGAGGGTGGGTGTCAGTGCAAGGTGACGTTGGGCCGCCTCCTGCTCCTTTTACAGGAGCCAGTGGACTCGAACATCCACCTAAGAGTGATGCCATGCCTAATGAATATTTCAGAATGTATTTTACCAATAACATAATAGACAAGATGATTATGGAAACAAACACATAAGCCGAACAGTGGATTCAGGAAAAAAGCAAAGTACCTGAGTGAAAAGACAAGGTCTTTGGTATATTTATGGCTCAAACAAGGTAAAACAGAGCCAGGAGAGTTTATGGCATTTCTAGCAGTGATAATGAATATAGGGCTAATTAGGAAACCAACCATCAAGTCATACTGGGACTGTTCTAATCCCAGTCAGTCAACTCCCTGGCTCAATGCTCACCTCAGTCGGGAAAGGTTTGAGTTGCTACTAAAGTTTATTCATTTCAATGATAACAAAAGAATGACTCCAAAAGAAGATCCTAATTATCAGTTGTACAAAATCCAGCCCCTCATAAATAATTTTCAGTGTTTAAAGATAATTAGCTATATCACAGAACACAAAAATTTCTATTGATGATAGTATCATTGGGTTCTGGGATAAAACCCCTAGTTTGAGGCAGTATATGCCTAATAAGCATCATGCAGGCTTTGGGCTGaaggtgtggtgtttgtgtgaagCTGAGTCAGGATACACAGTAACCTTTGAAGTGTACAAGGGAAAAAACATTTACCAGTCAGTAAAGAGGGTGTCACCTGTGATCTTGTGATGAGGCTTCTAGCTAAGGCAGACATCTTGTACCATGGTTACCATTTAGATAATTACTTTTCTTCACCTAAACTTTTTGAAGATTTGTGGCAGAAAAATGCCACAGCAAGAGGCACAGTACGGATGAACAGGAAAGGCCTGCCTGACAAAGCTGTATGTGCAAAGTTAAAGCAACATCAGGTTTCAGAGCAAAGAAAAGAACCTTTATTTTGTGTAGCATACAGGGATGGCAAAAAGACCCCTGTGCTTCTCTCTACAGTGGCCAAAGCAGGGTTCACTACTGTGCAAAGGCCTCAGAAATGAGACGTGTTACCTTGCACTGTTGCAGACTACAACAAAGTAATGGGAGGTGTCGACCTAAAAGACACAAAGCTGTATGCCTACCTTGgggaaagaaaacattgaaatGGATTGTAAAGAGTGCTTTGTCTTTGTTTGGTACAGCTTGTCTTAACAGTTACatagcatataaaaaaaaacacatctcacacatgactagaaatcatggcaggaagattagaaagcaaggctgcaggttagatataagaaaatatttctttagtcatagggtggtagacttctggaatgcattgccagagacggttgtaaatagcactagtttgacaatgtttaaaaacagattagataagcacttaaatttattagatttataattatgtattatATAGCacgatagtttttataagaaatttactatagttaaacaagacatgatccccatgtatggggaccacaaattgtagaggatttcgctgcaggacttagccctgttaatgggccaaatatttagaattagtatataatgtattgtgtacttgtaagtgtatctttaagtactgatgacgaggtcgctgtgcgactgataccggataacctagatgggccctggtggccctttgttatcctattattcatgttatgttatgttatatgttattcTTTCAAGGTACCACTTCATGATCAATATCACTGAATCACTTGCTGGCAATTACACTACACCAAAAAACATCAAGGTACACTGCACTAAAATGCAATCCAAGCCAGTAGAGCCTCATCCCAGCCAGTAGCTGCTACTTCTCATGCAATATCATCACCAAATGTTGATCATGACATGAGAAGAATGCCTGTAGGCAAGAAGACATGTACAGCTTCTCATGCTAAACACATGAGAATCTGCTATATGTGCCCCAAGTGTAACAAGGGATTTTGCCCAGAATGTTTTCCAAGCTATCATAAGAAGCTCAGGGAATAATCTGCTTACATTCTCATACCATATCCATTCATGATTGGCTTCACATGTTtacatttctatttttgtgGGGAAATTTTGCATGCATTCTTTTAATTTTGGCTTAacatactcattttcttttattcagttCATGTTCTTTTCCGTATTTCACAGTGAATCATATCAAGAAATACTTTGTAACCTCAAATGGCATGTAATTCTAAACTATTTTTGAATAATTTGTAAAATAAATTGGTAACAATTTTATCCTCCAATTCTttcatttatgttatgttacattTTCATTACTTCCCTGCTTTATTTCCCATAATGAATACAATATATCAGAGGAAAACTTCTCATCTTTGAAATGGTATGTGATTCACAAGctttattgatgtgtttttgcaaaaaaatgaaggaaataaaagaatacagtaaaagtacagaataggacctccctcttttcctccatcccacccCTCGACTTGCCCCAGcaagcttgggggactgtggggaatcAGAGGTTTTATGGagggagccaaaagaggcgagatatggcgatctcccaaaaatctaaggacaaaaatagccttttttttttttttatttggaaaATGTAAAAGTTTATGGATAATTTTTGctgaaattatcctaacctaacataataaccTGCTAGCCAGGGGGCTGCGGCCCATGGACCTCCCCCtaaactatcctaacctaacctatccgtCCACCTAACTTTACcagaaaaatttgaaaaatgtaAAACCGTGGATAATTTTCGctgaaattatcctaacctaacataacctgctAGCCAGGGGACTGTGCTCCCCAGACCCCCCGATAAACTATCCTAACcgttcacctaacctaaccttacatcgAACACTAGCGCAGCCTAACCAAAATGCAGCCACTAaccaaaaataccaaaaaacaaATAGTAAACGCTGGTATTTTCAGGAAAAACTAGGGACATTCCCCTAATTATTTGGGGTTGAAAATGTGTAGAATAATGACATGTAATTTACTCATAGGTTTAAGATGAGAAGTACCACAGTACATGCACTAACTTGTATACCTTCATACATGACTGATCATTGTGGCAGGCACCGGAATATTCACTTAATTATTATGGCCTTACAAAAGCCGTCcccacattaaaaacatcacagacaTGTTGTATAGTAAGTACTCTATCACCTTACATGGTTGTTTCAGTGATTAGAAAGGAGGcgcctttctttactttttccttactGCCAAGTAGGACAGTCCAGATAAGACAAGTCTGACACTCACAATCCCACTAAGACTGGCTCTCAGATCTCTGTTGGATGGTTCAGGGAAGGGGTTTGTGTCCTACAGAGGGAGAAAGGACAGTCTGGGACAGCCATAGCTTTCATTGGGCTATAAATTTTCAGTTTTCATGGTAGTGTTTCATCCTCAGACTTTTCATCACTGTCCCAATCTGGCATATGTAATCCTTTAGATATATAAGGTTTTACCAATCAAGGCTATTTCGGCCTTCCCTAGCCTAATCCCACCTTC encodes:
- the LOC123505452 gene encoding uncharacterized protein LOC123505452 isoform X7, with the translated sequence MSPFLGGRFSSVYPSFGGYNLAYMPPYALYGPVYPPQNVSHATEPPPLKKIVGGHPSPDVNKGRGSLTSQQESGLLEAVEHSQLAIAKISAMFPTVPESHIKDLMRKYHNREAVVISALQVQKHPLATPGPYGTFTPPPMRHFIPTATAIMALQSTKASSAVSSTGATPIDATTTTTTTASQEKEGSHKVATTTGNGTAVGAPVSAPPVVTSSKLDHSLHHPVYERTRGTQILEDKNKSGRQGSVERCMGSPFHGRGSVDKSAGSPRLGQGSMGSPFFGRDSPLLSSRASSPHTFMDGSPRPTTRSTSEFTRSLMDSPRMDYRHSPRSTPHSPKIKLRYLKGIFPKVEPTVILDVLTQCNYNVKDTCEKLLILGYEKKDTVLAPPKLKDRPDGKENKAVPKPSPGPARPKNLGEKHKKKVRNELTSGYPDLTPTVVTMALQSVYYDENRARQVLDNMVESDKKTQEALASCASQMPSRSTESKTVTLNLMGSPPLARRDGVKPTRPTLPRTRINTAWTAAQTVSRGTNTEEDLGFRSDQRMRPQGPNTKLHKGPSECLLLSDYQAWHGPNPDNASGHSKSLAQGPRSTHLRGPSGIARGHDPAMRKGPQGLAKGSQFTQDTVVLRHMILIRSVTIVVYIKNRISNKFFP
- the LOC123505452 gene encoding uncharacterized protein LOC123505452 isoform X3; the protein is MAGRWDCFQGLPHGWEVRFDGRIGRYYFIDHLNKKTSWEDPRLKSAPPPPPHPESGHSEVKGHQESQSVSHHPPPWMSPFLGGRFSSVYPSFGGYNLAYMPPYALYGPVYPPQNVSHATEPPPLKKIVGGHPSPDVNKGRGSLTSQQESGLLEAVEHSQLAIAKISAMFPTVPESHIKDLMRKYHNREAVVISALQVQKHPLATPGPYGTFTPPPMRHFIPTATAIMALQSTKASSAVSSTGATPIDATTTTTTTASQEKEGSHKVATTTGNGTAVGAPVSAPPVVTSSKLDHSLHHPVYERTRGTQILEDKNKSGRQGSVERCMGSPFHGRGSVDKSAGSPRLGQGSMGSPFFGRDSPLLSSRASSPHTFMDGSPRPTTRSTSEFTRSLMDSPRMDYRHSPRSTPHSPKIKLRYLKGIFPKVEPTVILDVLTQCNYNVKDTCEKLLILGYEKKDTVLAPPKLKDRPDGKENKAVPKPSPGPARPKNLGEKHKKKVRNELTSGYPDLTPTVVTMALQSVYYDENRARQVLDNMVESDKKTQEALASCASQMPSRSTESKTVTLNLMGSPPLARRDGVKPTRPTLPRTRINTAWTAAQTVSRGTNTEEDLGFRSDQRMRPQGPNTKLHKGPSECLLLSDYQAWHGPNPDNASGHSKSLAQGPRSTHLRGPSGIARGHDPAMRKGPQGLAKGSQFTQGIKKEVCLSTKVL
- the LOC123505452 gene encoding uncharacterized protein LOC123505452 isoform X1 gives rise to the protein MAGRWDCFQGLPHGWEVRFDGRIGRYYFIDHLNKKTSWEDPRLKSAPPPPPHPESGHSEVKGHQESQSVSHHPPPWMSPFLGGRFSSVYPSFGGYNLAYMPPYALYGPVYPPQNVSHATEPPPLKKIVGGHPSPDVNKGRGSLTSQQESGLLEAVEHSQLAIAKISAMFPTVPESHIKDLMRKYHNREAVVISALQVQKHPLATPGPYGTFTPPPMRHFIPTATAIMALQSTKASSAVSSTGATPIDATTTTTTTASQEKEGSHKVATTTGNGTAVGAPVSAPPVVTSSKLDHSLHHPVYERTRGTQILEDKNKSGRQGSVERCMGSPFHGRGSVDKSAGSPRLGQGSMGSPFFGRDSPLLSSRASSPHTFMDGSPRPTTRSTSEFTRSLMDSPRMDYRHSPRSTPHSPKIKLRYLKGIFPKVEPTVILDVLTQCNYNVKDTCEKLLILGYEKKDTVLAPPKLKDRPDGKENKAVPKPSPGPARPKNLGEKHKKKVRNELTSGYPDLTPTVVTMALQSVYYDENRARQVLDNMVESDKKTQEALASCASQMPSRSTESKTVTLNLMGSPPLARRDGVKPTRPTLPRTRINTAWTAAQTVSRGTNTEEDLGFRSDQRMRPQGPNTKLHKGPSECLLLSDYQAWHGPNPDNASGHSKSLAQGPRSTHLRGPSGIARGHDPAMRKGPQGLAKGSQFTQDTVVLRHMILIRSVTIVVYIKNRISNKFFP
- the LOC123505452 gene encoding uncharacterized protein LOC123505452 isoform X2, producing MAGRWDCFQGLPHGWEVRFDGRIGRYYFIDHLNKKTSWEDPRLKSAPPPPPHPESGHSEVKGHQESQSVSHHPPPWMSPFLGGRFSSVYPSFGGYNLAYMPPYALYGPVYPPQNVSHATEPPPLKKIVGGHPSPDVNKGRGSLTSQQESGLLEAVEHSQLAIAKISAMFPTVPESHIKDLMRKYHNREAVVISALQVQKHPLATPGPYGTFTPPPMRHFIPTATAIMALQSTKASSAVSSTGATPIDATTTTTTTASQEKEGSHKVATTTGNGTAVGAPVSAPPVVTSSKLDHSLHHPVYERTRGTQILEDKNKSGRQGSVERCMGSPFHGRGSVDKSAGSPRLGQGSMGSPFFGRDSPLLSSRASSPHTFMDGSPRPTTRSTSEFTRSLMDSPRMDYRHSPRSTPHSPKIKLRYLKGIFPKVEPTVILDVLTQCNYNVKDTCEKLLILGYEKKDTVLAPPKLKDRPDGKENKAVPKPSPGPARPKNLGEKHKKKVRNELTSGYPDLTPTVVTMALQSVYYDENRARQVLDNMVESDKKTQEALASCASQMPRSTESKTVTLNLMGSPPLARRDGVKPTRPTLPRTRINTAWTAAQTVSRGTNTEEDLGFRSDQRMRPQGPNTKLHKGPSECLLLSDYQAWHGPNPDNASGHSKSLAQGPRSTHLRGPSGIARGHDPAMRKGPQGLAKGSQFTQDTVVLRHMILIRSVTIVVYIKNRISNKFFP
- the LOC123505452 gene encoding uncharacterized protein LOC123505452 isoform X5, with amino-acid sequence MAGRWDCFQGLPHGWEVRFDGRIGRYYFIDHLNKKTSWEDPRLKSAPPPPPHPESGHSEVKGHQESQSVSHHPPPWMSPFLGGRFSSVYPSFGGYNLAYMPPYALYGPVYPPQESGLLEAVEHSQLAIAKISAMFPTVPESHIKDLMRKYHNREAVVISALQVQKHPLATPGPYGTFTPPPMRHFIPTATAIMALQSTKASSAVSSTGATPIDATTTTTTTASQEKEGSHKVATTTGNGTAVGAPVSAPPVVTSSKLDHSLHHPVYERTRGTQILEDKNKSGRQGSVERCMGSPFHGRGSVDKSAGSPRLGQGSMGSPFFGRDSPLLSSRASSPHTFMDGSPRPTTRSTSEFTRSLMDSPRMDYRHSPRSTPHSPKIKLRYLKGIFPKVEPTVILDVLTQCNYNVKDTCEKLLILGYEKKDTVLAPPKLKDRPDGKENKAVPKPSPGPARPKNLGEKHKKKVRNELTSGYPDLTPTVVTMALQSVYYDENRARQVLDNMVESDKKTQEALASCASQMPSRSTESKTVTLNLMGSPPLARRDGVKPTRPTLPRTRINTAWTAAQTVSRGTNTEEDLGFRSDQRMRPQGPNTKLHKGPSECLLLSDYQAWHGPNPDNASGHSKSLAQGPRSTHLRGPSGIARGHDPAMRKGPQGLAKGSQFTQDTVVLRHMILIRSVTIVVYIKNRISNKFFP